Part of the Candidatus Eisenbacteria bacterium genome is shown below.
GACCACACCTTCGTCTCGCAGCTGAAGCGAATCGCCGAGTGGGACTTCGTCGATTCGAACGGCGAGACGGCGAACCAGGCGGGGGATCCGCCGGGGCAGTGGAACCATGGCACCGGGTGCTGGTCCATCCTCGGCGGCTACAAGCCCGGCACGTTCGTGGGTCCCGCGTACAACGCGTCCTTCGTGCTCGCGAAGACGCACGACATCGATCTCTCGACGAATCAGACGGTCGATCTCTGGCTGGCCGCCGCGGAGTGGGTCGACAGCATCGGCGTGGATCTTCTCTCGACGTCCATGGTCGCCGCCGTGCCGCAGAGCCAGCTGAACGGCGACACCACTCCGATGGCGCTGGCCACCAACACGCTGGTCCGTCACGGCGTGGTGGTCGTCGCGGCGATGGGGAACTTCGGCCCGGGCGCCACCACGATGTGGACTCCTTCGGACTGCGACAGCATGATCTCGGTGAGCGCCGTGGATTCCCTCAACAACATCTACATCTTCGCCTCGCGAGGCCCCACGCAGGACGGGCGCGGCAAGCCCGACCTCGTGGCGCAGGGCCGCGAGACCGCGTGGGCCGACGCCAGCTGCACGACCTGTCTCGGATACGCGACCGGCACCTCGCTCGCGACGCCCCTCGTGGCGGGGGCCGCCGCGCTCGTCATGGAGGCGCATCCGGACTGGACCGCGCAGGAGGTGCGCTACGCGCTCAAGGTGACGGCGGACCGGGCCTCGAATCCGGACAGCACGACCTACGGATGGGGAAGGCCGAACGCGGTGAAGGCGATCTACGATTCGCCGCTGGGCCCTCCGCGGTATCCCAAGCCGTTCGACCTCACCGCGCCCGCGAACCAGGGCATCGTGCAGGGCCTTCCCATCACGTTCCACTGGCGGCGTTCCGTGGATCTCACGCCGTTCGACGAGGTGCTCTACGAGTTCCAGCTGCGAGAGCTTCCGTCGGGCACGCTCGTGTTCACCGAGTCCACGTCCGACACGTTCTGGCAGCACACCGAGCCCCTGCAGGCGTCCACGCAGTACGAATGGACGGTGTCCGCGACCGACCTGACGTTCCGGACGAGGCTCTGCAGGGAACCGGCCCGGTTCACGTACCAGGGCCTGGGTCCGATCGCGATCTCCGCGCCGGCCCAGGTGGAGGCCTCCGAAGGCGGAAGCACCAGCATCATCGCGACCGCGAGCGACCCGGACGCCGGGCGGACGCTCACGATCACCGCGTCGGGCTTACCGCCCGGGCTGTCGTTCGAGCACACGCCTTCGGTTTCTCCCGCCACCGCGACGCTCTCCGGAACTCTGGGGCCGGGAGACACGGCGGGGAGCCCGTACACCGTGACCTGGATCGCGACCGACGGACTCGGCGAGACGGACACGACCACCACGACCGTGACCGTGGGCGTCGTCACGGCCGTCCCCGTTTCGTCGGCGCGGGCGCCGCGCGTGGTGCATTTCCGAAACCGGCCAAACCCGTTCCAGGGCTCCACGCGGATCGAGATGCAGCTGGAGGGAAGCCTCGCCGGGGCGCCCCTGTCCGTGCGCATCTACGACGTGCACGGGCGCCTCGTGCGC
Proteins encoded:
- a CDS encoding S8 family serine peptidase — translated: MRLLIGKARSVLAALRFALPCFLLSLAAAETRNAAASGADPLDAETVRLLEGDGRAAVWIYFTDKGEADPVAFARALRDAEFSLSPRSKARRAKLQGGTFVPQFEDVGVLPRYLKGVADAGAVIRRPSRWLNAVSAEVDLEGARRIARLPYVRKLEPVGTLVPQLADPGPPTHYGYLRTPNTALNTIAAHDSGYSAAGIVIGIFDTGFRKDHTFVSQLKRIAEWDFVDSNGETANQAGDPPGQWNHGTGCWSILGGYKPGTFVGPAYNASFVLAKTHDIDLSTNQTVDLWLAAAEWVDSIGVDLLSTSMVAAVPQSQLNGDTTPMALATNTLVRHGVVVVAAMGNFGPGATTMWTPSDCDSMISVSAVDSLNNIYIFASRGPTQDGRGKPDLVAQGRETAWADASCTTCLGYATGTSLATPLVAGAAALVMEAHPDWTAQEVRYALKVTADRASNPDSTTYGWGRPNAVKAIYDSPLGPPRYPKPFDLTAPANQGIVQGLPITFHWRRSVDLTPFDEVLYEFQLRELPSGTLVFTESTSDTFWQHTEPLQASTQYEWTVSATDLTFRTRLCREPARFTYQGLGPIAISAPAQVEASEGGSTSIIATASDPDAGRTLTITASGLPPGLSFEHTPSVSPATATLSGTLGPGDTAGSPYTVTWIATDGLGETDTTTTTVTVGVVTAVPVSSARAPRVVHFRNRPNPFQGSTRIEMQLEGSLAGAPLSVRIYDVHGRLVRTLLERSPWQSGTLTWDGLTAAGERAAAGVYQYRLEAGRIRHDRRLVLLK